TCGACCCCGACCCGGAGGCCCGGAAGGACGCCAAGACGGTGACGGTGAAGATCTCCGCCCCGGTGCAGCCGGTCCCGCCCGGCGAGCTGGCGGCGGGTCTGCCGTTCCGTCCGGTGGAGTTCGACGGCCTGACCGTCACGCCGTATTTGAACGAGAACGGCGGCCGGCCCCGCGTGGCCTACAGCTTCCGCGCGACCGGCATGCGGTCCCCGGCAGGTGCGGGGAAGCCGTCTCCGCGCTCGGGATCGGAGGCGGCCTGAGCAGGCACGGCGGAGGGGAGTCCGGCGGCAACCGGGCTCCCCTCCTGATCTCCCACAGCTCCAACCCCTGGCAAGGAATCCGAGTCCCGGAAGGACCGCGAGCCTAGATGCACACCATCACTGATCGACACCACCACGCCCGACCCGATGACCACACCCGCCCCGGTGCGCGGCGGCTGGTCGTCGACATCCCGGCCCACGTCGTCATCGCCCTGGGCGAGCTGGACGACGCCTACGGCGCCGCCGTGGCCATGCCGCACGGCGGCAATGTCGAGCACGCCGATCGCGCCCTGGCCATCGCCCGGGTCTGCGCCCGGCGCGCCGCGTGGTGGCGGGTCCTGGCCCGGTTCACCTACCGCGCCGGCTACCACCGCCTGCACGGCAAGGCAGCCCTGCTTGCCAGTGACACGGAGCGGGACCGGGCCCGGTTCTGGCGCGACATCGCCGCGGACTGGCGCGCCCGCGCCGACCAGCAGCCGACCTCCGACGCCGCGGGGGCGCTGTCGAACTGGGCCGAGCTGGGGGTGTCGGCATGACCACCGCGACCCACCCTCACGGCCGGGACTGGCGGCGTGACGCCGCGTGCGCCGAGGTCGACCCGGAGATCTTCTACCCGCTCGACCTCGACCCGACCGGTCCCGCGGTCACCGCCGCCCGGCAGGTGTGCGCGGGGTGCCCGGTCCGGCTGGACTGCCTGCTCGACGTCATGGAGGGCGAGGACCCGTCCCGCCGCTGGGGCATCACCGCCGGGCTGACCCCCGACGAGCGGGCCGCCGTGTCCGCCGGTCGCCGGATCTCCCCGGCCTGGGCTGCGGCGGTGGCCGCGTGAGCGCCCGGACCCGATCCCGTGTCAATGCCCGCTTGACGACCGGCCGGACCCCACGGGTGGTGGAGAACTCCGAGTTCACCGCGTTCGGCCGACGCGTCATCCGCGCGGCAGGGCGCCGGATCGCAGCCGGGGACGTCGAGGCCCTGCCCGACCTCGCCGCCCTCTCGGCCGACCTGGACGCCGCCATCACCGACGCCGTCGCCGGGCTCCGCGCGGCGGGCTACAGCTGGGGCGAGATCGCTGCCCGGCTCGGTGTCACCCGGCAGGCCGCGCACCAGCGCTGGTCCGCCCCTACTGCTCGTGAGGTGGCGTGATGACTACCGCTCAGCTGGTCCTGCTCGCCCTGGGCGCCGGGGCCGGGCTGTGGATGCTGCACACGCTCGGGCGCTGGCTGACCCAGCTCCTGGAAGCGCTCGCCGCGATCGCGGTCGTGTTCGTGACGCTGTGGTTCGCGGTCAAGGCCGTGTGGTGGATAGGCCGGCGGATCGTGCGCCACTGGCGCACCAGCCTCGGCACCGCTGCCGTGGCCACCTGGTGCTACCTCCTCGGGTGGCCGTCACTGCTCATCACCGCCGCCGTCGTCGGCGCGGGGCTACTCGGCTGGTTCTGGCTCGGGCGGGAGTCGTTCGAGCCGTGGGCCGGCCGACACCTGCGCGCCTGGTGGCTGCGCTGGGCGCTCTACGCCCGCACGATGCCCCGCTGGCTTCGCGCCTGCGGGCTCACCGTCGCCGACCGCGACCCCGGCGTCCACGTGCAGGTCAACCCGTTCCGACGGACCGCGGTACAGCCCAAGGTCAAGCCGGGCGCCGGCCGCACCCCCCGCGTGGTCGGGGTCCGCTCCGGCGGGTCCTGGGACGAGGTCCGGGTACGGCTCGTTCCCGGGCAGACTCCCGAGGACTTCGACCTGGCGGCCCGCTCGCTGGCCGTGGCTCGGGGTGTGGCCCGCTGCCAGGTTCGGGAGCTCGGCCCGGATCTCGTCTCCATCGACTTTCAGCGCCACGACCGGCTCACGGCGGTGGTCGACTGCCAGCCCCTGCCCGCCCTGTGGGGCGTGGCCGGGGAGCAGGTCGACTTCCGCCGCGTCTGGTCCGGCCGCACCGAGTACGGCACGGACTGGTGGCAGGCCATCGAGGGCAGCCACACCCTGGTCGCCGGGTCGACCGGGGCCGGGAAGAACTCGCTGACCTGGGCGCCGATCATCTCCATGGCCCCCGCCATCCGTGACGGCCTGGTCCGCGTGTCCGGGATCGACCCCAAGGGCATGGAGCTGGCCTACGGGCGGCGGGTATTCCACCGCTACGCCTCCACCTCCAAGGACGCCCTGGCGCTGCTCGACGACCTGATCGACGGCATGACCGCGCGCAAGGAGCGGTTCTCCACCCACAAGCGAGTCGTCCCGATCAGTCGCGAGTACCCGTTGGAGCTGATCGAGTTCGACGAGATCGGCGCCCTCGTGCGCTACGTCGGCGACCGCAAGACCCGCGAAGCGATCGTCGAACGCGTTGCCGTGCTGACCACGCAAGGCCGCGCACTCGGCTACGCGGTCCGCGGGTACGTCCAGGAGCCGACGAAGGACACCGTCCCGGTCCGGGAGCTGTTCCCGCGCCGCATATGCCTGCGCGTGGCCTCCAAGTCGCACGTGTCGATGGTGCTCGGGGAGCACGCCTACGACCGGGGCGCCTGGGCGAACCGGATCGGGGAGCACGAGCCCGGGGTGGGCTACCTGTTCGGCGAAGGCATCCGCGAACCCCTCCGTGTCCGCTCCGCCTGGGTGCCCGATCACGTGATCAAGGAGTTGGAGCGGTTCGTCACCACCCCGACCGGGCTCGCCATCCCCGCCCAGGCCGGTCCGCTGTCTCTGCCCGTCCCGGCCCTGCACGCGCTCGGAGGCCCCACATGACCACCACCGACACCACGACTCCGCACGACGCCGCCCCGGTCGAGGCTGGCGCCGGCTACGTCGACCACGACCAGCTCACCCGCGCACAGAAGGCGCTCATGGCCCTGTCCGGGGACGTGGCCCGGCAGCTCGCCGAGCAACACGGCGTGTGCGTGCGCCCGCTCGCGCTCCGGCGGATCGATCTGACGTCGGGGAAGGTGGACGTCGTCCCCGTCCCTTGTGGCGCCCGGCGGGAGGACGTGTGCAAGCCCTGTGCGGAGAAGAACCGCCGCATCCGCATGGTCCAGTGCCGGGAGGGCTGGCACCTCGAGCACGAACCCATTCCCGACCGCCCGGACCCCACCGAGGCGCAAATGCAGCTCATAGCCGCCCGCGCCGAGCTGCACACCGCCTACCAGAACGCCCGCGCCGACTCCGACGACGACGAGTGCCAGGCCATCCGCGACACCGTGGTCGTCGTCGACGACGAGCTGCGCCGCCTCGGGGTCACCGGCCGGCTCGAACCGCTCGATCGGCCCGACCGGCCGGCGGTCAAGCGGTCCACCCGCCGCCGCCAGGACCTGCCCGACCTGCCCCGGCGGCCGGTGGAGAAGCGCACCCTCGGGCGCGTGTTCGGGAACAAGTACCGCCCGTCCACCTTCCTCACCCTCACCCTGGACTCGTACGGGCGGGTGGACGCCGACGGGGCCGCTCTCGACCCAGACGCCTACGACTACCGCCGCGCCGCCCGGGACGCGATCCACTTCCCGAAGATCCTCGACCGGTTCTGGCAGAACACCCGCCGCTGCGTCGGCTGGGACGTCCAGTACTTCGGCACCATCGAACCCCAACGCCGCGGGGCCCCGCACTTCCACGCCGCCATCCGCGGCACCATCCCCCGCGCAGAGCTGCGCGCGATCGCGGCCGCGACCGATCACGGCGTGTTCTGGCCCGCCCACGACGAGATCCGCTACACGGGCAAGGACATGCCGCGGTGGGACGACCGGACCAAGGGATTCGTCGACCCCGACACCCGCGAACCCCTGCCCACCTGGGAACAGGCCACCTCACCGGACGCGCTGACCGAGCCGTCCCACGTCGTCCGGTTCGGGACACAGGTCCACGTGAAGGGCATCCTCGGCGGCACCGAGGAAGCCGGGCGCCACATCGGCTACCTGACCAAGTACCTGATGAAAGACGTCGCCCACGCCGCCGGCCTCGACGACAACGCCACCGAGCGGCAGCGCGAGCACCACCGCCGCCTCGTCGCCGAACTCCGGATCACCCCCTGCTCGCCCAAGTGCCCGATCTGGCTGATCTACGGGGTACAGCCCAAGGGTGCGCGGCTGTCGATGGCGTCCGGGCAGTGCAAGGGCAAGGCGCACCGGGCCGAACACCTCGGCATCGCCGGGCGCCGCGTCCTGGTCTCGCGCAAGTGGTCCGGCAAGACCCTCGCCGACCACGCCGCAGAGCGCGCCGCGTTCGTTCGGCAACTGCTCACCGCCACCGGCGTCAGACCCGGTTACGCGGTCGATGACGGGCCGTTCGAGTGGGAACGCACGAAGGCCGGCGACCCCGACGTCCCCACCAGACCGGCGCTGCTGCTGCGCGCGATCTCGGAGAGACAGCGCTGGAAGGCCGACTACGACGCCGCCCAACTCTTGGCCGGCGCACCAACGCAGGACCGTTCGGCAATCGAGGAGGCAGCGTGATGGACAGCCCGGCACTGATCGCCCCGCTGTGGACGATCAAGGACGTCTCCGACTACCTGCGCGTCCCGGTGCAGACCCTGTACTCCTGGCGGGCGCAGGGATCGGGACCGCCGGCTCGACGGGTGGGGAAGCACCTGCGGTACCGCCCCGATGAGGTCGTGAGCTGGCTCGACTCCTTGGACGACGGGGCGGCCTGATGCCTCGCCCGCCGCTCCCGATCGGCAGCTACGGGAAGATCACCGCCTGGCGGGACGGCTCTGGGTGGCTGGCCCGCACCAAGTTCCGGGACTTCGACGGCGTAGCCCGGCTGGTCAAGCGCAGCGGGAAGAGCCGGGCGGCCGCGGAACGGGCTTTGCGCGCTGCCCTGGTCGAGCGCCAGGCGCCCGCCGCGGAGTCGGACGTCACGCCCGCCACGAAGTTCGGCAAGGTCGCCGACCTGTGGATCGCCGACGTCGAACGCGCTGTGGATGCCGGCACCCGGAGTCCGGGCACGCTCGACACCTACCGCTCGATTCTGCGGCGTCACGTCCGGCCGGCGCTCGGTGAGCTGCGCATCAGGGAGGTGACGACGCCGGCCGTCGATCGGGCGTTGTCCGTGATCTCGAAGCGGTCCGTGAGCGGCGCCCGGACGTCGAAGATCGTGATCTCGGGGACGATGCGCTACGCCGCGCGGCACGGGGCGGTGACCGTGAACCCCGTCCGGGAGGTCGGCCGCATCGAGAGCACGCCGCGTCGGCAGCCACGCTCGCTGTCCGCCGACGAGCGCCGGGAGTGGCTGGCCGCGGTCGAGTCGAGCCGGAAGGCGCGGGACTGGGATCTCGCGGACCTCACCCGCATGATGCTGGCGACAGGGTGCCGGATCGGTGAGTGCCTCGCGATCGGCTGGGCCGACGTCGACCTGGACGACGCGACGGTGGACGTCTGCTGGCGGCTGGTCCGGCGTACCGGGGTCGGGCTGCAGCGGATGCCCTCGACGAAGTCCGGCCGTAAGGGTGAGCGCCTGATCCCACTTCCGAGCTGGGCCATGACGATGTTGAAGCGGCGCCGGCTGGCGATCGGGCCGGGCGTCGAAGCGGTGTTCCCCGACTCGCTCGGCGGCTGGCGTGACCCGTCGAATGTGCGGCGGGT
This sequence is a window from Pseudonocardia petroleophila. Protein-coding genes within it:
- a CDS encoding plasmid replication, integration and excision activator — protein: MAINGRFKVNHGDVFPHGAFVVGDVEAVRDFERSTRERPVQATDKESGQLVWSVSVLDPDPEARKDAKTVTVKISAPVQPVPPGELAAGLPFRPVEFDGLTVTPYLNENGGRPRVAYSFRATGMRSPAGAGKPSPRSGSEAA
- a CDS encoding site-specific integrase, yielding MPRPPLPIGSYGKITAWRDGSGWLARTKFRDFDGVARLVKRSGKSRAAAERALRAALVERQAPAAESDVTPATKFGKVADLWIADVERAVDAGTRSPGTLDTYRSILRRHVRPALGELRIREVTTPAVDRALSVISKRSVSGARTSKIVISGTMRYAARHGAVTVNPVREVGRIESTPRRQPRSLSADERREWLAAVESSRKARDWDLADLTRMMLATGCRIGECLAIGWADVDLDDATVDVCWRLVRRTGVGLQRMPSTKSGRKGERLIPLPSWAMTMLKRRRLAIGPGVEAVFPDSLGGWRDPSNVRRVWREVQAESEIAGFVTHTLRKTVASFLDDADVSTRKISDQLGHAKVSMTQDRYLGRRLTDRQTADVLENLLGSGGPDDEKSPKSVP
- a CDS encoding FtsK/SpoIIIE domain-containing protein, with amino-acid sequence MTTAQLVLLALGAGAGLWMLHTLGRWLTQLLEALAAIAVVFVTLWFAVKAVWWIGRRIVRHWRTSLGTAAVATWCYLLGWPSLLITAAVVGAGLLGWFWLGRESFEPWAGRHLRAWWLRWALYARTMPRWLRACGLTVADRDPGVHVQVNPFRRTAVQPKVKPGAGRTPRVVGVRSGGSWDEVRVRLVPGQTPEDFDLAARSLAVARGVARCQVRELGPDLVSIDFQRHDRLTAVVDCQPLPALWGVAGEQVDFRRVWSGRTEYGTDWWQAIEGSHTLVAGSTGAGKNSLTWAPIISMAPAIRDGLVRVSGIDPKGMELAYGRRVFHRYASTSKDALALLDDLIDGMTARKERFSTHKRVVPISREYPLELIEFDEIGALVRYVGDRKTREAIVERVAVLTTQGRALGYAVRGYVQEPTKDTVPVRELFPRRICLRVASKSHVSMVLGEHAYDRGAWANRIGEHEPGVGYLFGEGIREPLRVRSAWVPDHVIKELERFVTTPTGLAIPAQAGPLSLPVPALHALGGPT
- a CDS encoding replication initiator, with product MTTTDTTTPHDAAPVEAGAGYVDHDQLTRAQKALMALSGDVARQLAEQHGVCVRPLALRRIDLTSGKVDVVPVPCGARREDVCKPCAEKNRRIRMVQCREGWHLEHEPIPDRPDPTEAQMQLIAARAELHTAYQNARADSDDDECQAIRDTVVVVDDELRRLGVTGRLEPLDRPDRPAVKRSTRRRQDLPDLPRRPVEKRTLGRVFGNKYRPSTFLTLTLDSYGRVDADGAALDPDAYDYRRAARDAIHFPKILDRFWQNTRRCVGWDVQYFGTIEPQRRGAPHFHAAIRGTIPRAELRAIAAATDHGVFWPAHDEIRYTGKDMPRWDDRTKGFVDPDTREPLPTWEQATSPDALTEPSHVVRFGTQVHVKGILGGTEEAGRHIGYLTKYLMKDVAHAAGLDDNATERQREHHRRLVAELRITPCSPKCPIWLIYGVQPKGARLSMASGQCKGKAHRAEHLGIAGRRVLVSRKWSGKTLADHAAERAAFVRQLLTATGVRPGYAVDDGPFEWERTKAGDPDVPTRPALLLRAISERQRWKADYDAAQLLAGAPTQDRSAIEEAA
- a CDS encoding helix-turn-helix domain-containing protein translates to MDSPALIAPLWTIKDVSDYLRVPVQTLYSWRAQGSGPPARRVGKHLRYRPDEVVSWLDSLDDGAA
- a CDS encoding WhiB family transcriptional regulator codes for the protein MTTATHPHGRDWRRDAACAEVDPEIFYPLDLDPTGPAVTAARQVCAGCPVRLDCLLDVMEGEDPSRRWGITAGLTPDERAAVSAGRRISPAWAAAVAA